In a single window of the Acyrthosiphon pisum isolate AL4f chromosome X, pea_aphid_22Mar2018_4r6ur, whole genome shotgun sequence genome:
- the LOC103308830 gene encoding uncharacterized protein LOC103308830 — protein sequence MCLKEKYMPERTERMWHQIAEKFAATTHFPNCLGAIDGKQIRIQKPCSTGSEFMNYKHFFSVVLMAVVDAEYCFTSVDIGSYGIASDSHVFERSNFGKKLNQGKLNIPPNQPLPNDDTGVPMPFIFVADEAFALSDHVQRPFGRRNLTIEKKMYNYRLTRARRMVECAFGIMSNKWRILHRALDVNL from the coding sequence ATGTGTCTTAAAGAAAAATACATGCCTGAAAGAACCGAAAGGATGTGGCACCAAATTGCAGAAAAATTTGCGGCAACAACACATTTTCCAAACTGCCTGGGGGCAATAGATGGCAAACAAATTCGCATTCAAAAACCATGTAGTACAGGTTCAGAGTTCatgaattataaacattttttttctgtggtTCTTATGGCTGTTGTAGATGCGGAATATTGTTTTACGTCAGTTGACATCGGATCATATGGTATTGCTAGTGATTCACATGTATTTGAAAGATCTAATTTTGGTAAAAAACTAAACCAAGGTAAACTTAACATACCACCTAATCAGCCACTACCAAACGATGACACAGGTGTTCCAATGCCCTTTATTTTTGTTGCGGACGAAGCATTTGCATTATCAGATCATGTACAACGGCCATTTGGGCGACGGAAtttaactatagaaaaaaaaatgtataactatcgGCTCACTAGGGCCAGAAGAATGGTCGAATGCGCATTTGGCATCATGTCCAACAAATGGCGAATACTTCATAGAGCATTAGATGTGAACCTTTAA